GAACTCCGGCAGCGAGTCGACGAAGTACTCCCGGAGGATCACGTGTCCCATCGCCATCGCGAGGGCGCCGTCGGTGCCGGGCGAGGGCGCCACCCACTCGTCGGCGAACTTCACGTTCTCGGCGTAGTCGGGTGCGACGGCCACGACCTTCTGGCCGCGGTAGCGCGCCTCGGTCATCCAGTGCGCGTCGGGGGTGCGGGTCATCGGGACGTTCGAGCCCCACATGAACAGGTAGCCCGCGTCCCACCAGTCCCCCGACTCGGGCACGTCGGTCTGGTCGCCGAACATCTGCGGCGAGGCGTTCGGCAGGTCGGCGTACCAGTCGTAGAAGGAGAGCATCGGCGCGCCGATGAGCTCGAGGAAGCGTGCGCCGGAGGTGTAGGACACCGGCGACATGGCCGGGATCGGCGAGAAGCCCGCGATCCGGTCGGGCCCCCATCGCTTGACCGTGTAGACGTGGGCGGCGGCGACGATCTCGGCGACCTCGTCCCAGCTCGCACGCACCAGCCCGCCCTTGCCACGCGCCTTCTTGTACGCCCGGGACCGCTCCTCGTCCTGCACGATCGACGCCCACGCCACCACCGGGTCGCCGCCGTGCTGCTGCTTCGCGGCGCGGAACATCTCCAGCAGCACGCCGCGCACGTACGGGTAGCGGATCCGCGTCGGGCTGTAGGTGTACCAGGAGAACGCGGCACCACGTGGGCACCCGCGCGGCTCGTACTCCGGGCGGTCCGGGCCGGCGCTCGGGTAGTCGGTCTGCTGCGCCTCCCAGGTGATGATCCCGTCCTTGACGTAGACCTTCCACGAGCACGACCCGGTGCAGTTGACGCCGTGGGTCGACCGCACCACCTTGTCGTGGCTCCAGCGGTCCCGGTAGAACGCGTCGCCCTCGCGCCCGCCGACCTTGTGCAGGGTGCGCTGGTCGTCGCTGACCTCCGCCTTGGTGAAGAACCGCCGCCCCGAGATCAGGGCGCTCTGCATCGGGCTCTCGGTCATGCGCTGGTCTCCTCGGTGTCGCGGTGGCGGTCGTGGTCGAACGGGTGGTGCGTCGTGATCGCGGCGCGGCACAGGGCCGGGCCGACGAAGGGCTCCAGCACCACCTCGACGTCGGGCTCCCCGAGGGCGCCGAGGGCGCCGGAGAGCAGTCCCTCGTGGATGCCGCACACCACGTCGGGGTTGGCCCGCGCCAGCTCGAGGAACGGGCAGTCGGCCAGCACCAGGCGGCAGGTCCGGCCCCGGTCGGCGATGGCGAGGTCGGGGACGTAGCCCCAGTCCTCGAGCACGTCGACGAGCGGCCCCACCTTCGCGAGCCACGCGCCCGGCGACGCCGCGGGCGGTGCCGTGACGAGTTCGAGGTGGCGCACGGCCCACTGCTCGCCCGCCTCCTGCGGCGTCGCTCCTGACGTGAAGGACTCGGTCATCAGCTGCAGCAGCCGCAGCAGGTAGTCACCGCGCCGGTCAGGAGCGATCGGCCGGACGAGCGAGTAGATCTTCCGCGGCGCTCCGACGCCGAAAGCGGTGGTCGTGCTCGACGTCAGGACGCCGGCCTCCTCGAGCCGCGCCGTGTGGAAGCGGACGGTGGTGGGGTGCAGCCCGAGCAGCGCGGACAGCTGGCCGGCCGTGAGTCCTCCTGCGTCGACCTCACCGGGAGCCGCGCAGTGCTCGCGGATCGCGTCGACGATCGCCGCGCGCGACGGGTGCGTCAGCGCACTGCTGGCGGCGTCGTGGGTCGTCATGTCCTCAGAATGAGCGAATTCGGAGGATGGACGAAGGGTCGAAGGTCCCGGATTCGGAGGACCGCCGCCCCGTGCAGCAGGTCCACCCCGCGTGAGGTGATCGAGGCACGCAGACACCTGCCACCCCGCACGGAGAACCCATGCACACCGCAACGCACCCCGGGACCACCCGCACCTCGACCGAGCGCCCCCGCGCCACCGCACCTGCGGGCGCCACGCGTGTCCTGGTGCTCTCGACCACCGGCTTCACGCTGCTGTTCGCCGTCTGGTTGATGTTCGGGATCCTCGGAAAGCCGATCAGCGCCGAGCTCGGCCTGAGCGAGGTCCAGCTGTCGTGGGTGATCGCGGCCGCGGTGCTCAACGGCTCGCTCTGGCGCCTCCCGGCCGGCATGGTGACCGACCGGGTCGGCGGGCGGAAGGTGATGACCGTCCTGCTGCTCGGCTCGGCGGTGCCCGCGTACCTCGTCTCGCGGGCCGACTCCTACGGCGCCCTGCTCGTGCTGGCGTTCTTCGTCGGCTTCGCCGGGAACGCCTTCAGCTCCGGCATCGCGTGGAACTCGGCGTGGCAGCCACGCGAGCGGCAGGGCGTGGCCCTCGGGGTGTTCGGCGCCGGCAACGTCGGCGCCTCGGTGACCAAGTTCGTCGGACCGCCCCTGGTCGCCGGTACCACCGTCGGGGCGACCTACCTCGGCGTGTTCCCCGGCGGCTGGCGGTTCGTTCCCGTGCTCTACGCCGTCCTGCTCGTCGCGATGGCCGCCGCGACCTGGTTCCTGGCCCCCCGCCACGACCGAGCCCCGGGTGCCGCGCAGCCCCTGGCGCGGCAGCTGGCGCCCCTGCGGCAGGTCCGGGTGTGGCGCTTCAGCCTCTACTACGTCGCGTTCTTCGGCGCCTACGTGGCCCTGGCGGCCTGGCTGCCGACCTACTACATGGACACCTTCGGCGTCGGGCTCCAGTCGGCCGCCTACCTCACCGCGACCTACATCTTCCCGGCCTCGCTGCTGCGCCCGTGGGGCGGGTGGCTGTCCGACCGGTTCGGCGCCCGCCGCGTCATGTACTGGGCGCTCGGGTCCATGCTGGCGATCACCGGCGTGCTGATGATGCCCGACGGCCACCTGGTCATCGACCACGCCGACGGCAGCACCACCGAGCACCTCGCCTACTCCCTCGGACTCGCGCCCTTCGCCGTCCTGGTCTTCGTGCTCGGCTGCGCCATGGGGGTCGGCAAGGCGGCGGTCTTCAAGCACATCCCGGAGTACTTCCCCGACCACGTCGGAGCGGTCGGCGGCCTCGTCGGGATGCTCGGCGGACTCGGCGGCTTCTTCCTGCCGCCGCTGTTCGCCTACACCAAGGCGTGGTCCGGGTTCCCGTCGAGCACCTTCTTCGTCCTGTTCGTCCTGACCGCGCTCTGCCTGGCCTGGATGCACCGGACGGTCGTCCACATGCTGCACACCGAGTCGCCCGGTCTCGCGCGACACATCGAACGCCCCGCCGGGGCACGCGAGGAGGAACTCGTATGAGCACCGCAACACCCACCCGATCCGCCGAGTGGCTCGACGCCTGGGACCCCGAGGACCCGGTCGGCTGGGACCACCGCCTGGCCTGGCGGACGCTGTGGGTGACCACGTTCTGCCTCACGCTGGCCTTCGCCGCGTGGTTCCTGCCGAGCGCGATCATCCCCAAGCTCAACCCGCTCGGCTACTCGTTCACCACCACGCAGCTCTACTGGATGGCGGCGATGCCCGGCCTGTCCGCGGGCCTGTTCCGGCTGGTCTGGATGGTGCTCCCGCCCATCCTCGGCACCCGGCGGATGGTCACCCTCACCACGCTGCTGCTCGTCTTCTCGACGCTCGGCTGGGGCGTGCGGGTGCAGGAGCCGACGGCGCCCTACTGGGAGCTGATGGTGCTGGCGTTCCTGGCGGGCATCGGAGGCGGAGCGTTCTCCGGGTTCATGCCCAGCACGTCCTACTTCTTCCCCCGCGCCAAGCAGGGCACGGCGCTCGGCCTCCAGGCCGGGCTCGGCAACTTCGGCGTGTCCCTGGTGCAGCTGTCCACGCCGTACCTCATCGCCTTCTCCGGTCTCGCCGTGTTCGGCGGGAGCCAGGTGCTGACGGTTCCCGGCAAGCCCGGCAAGGAGGTGTGGTTCCAGAACGCGGCGTTCGTGTGGATCCCGCTGATGCTGGTCGGCGCGGCCCTGGCGTGGACGCTGCTGCGCTCGGTGCCCGTGACGGCGAACATCCGCCAGCAGTTCGACATCTTCGGCAACCAGGACACGTGGTGGATGACCCTGCTCTACATCATGACCTTCGGCACCTTCTCCGGGCTCGCCGCCCAGTTCGGCCTGCTGATGGCGAACCTCTACGGCACCGGCAACGCTGACATCGTGAGCGGGACGGGGGCGAGCGCCACGGTGCTCGTCCAGGGCTACGCCGTCCCGGACCCCGTGGCGTTCGTCTTCCTCGGTCCGCTGGTCGGCGCGGGCGCCCGGGTGCTGTTCTCGCCGTTGACCGACCGCACCGGCGGGGCGAGGTGGACGCTCGTCTCCGGGATCGGCCTGGTCGGGTCGATCGCCTGGACCATCCC
This genomic interval from Nocardioides palaemonis contains the following:
- a CDS encoding helix-turn-helix transcriptional regulator; this encodes MTTHDAASSALTHPSRAAIVDAIREHCAAPGEVDAGGLTAGQLSALLGLHPTTVRFHTARLEEAGVLTSSTTTAFGVGAPRKIYSLVRPIAPDRRGDYLLRLLQLMTESFTSGATPQEAGEQWAVRHLELVTAPPAASPGAWLAKVGPLVDVLEDWGYVPDLAIADRGRTCRLVLADCPFLELARANPDVVCGIHEGLLSGALGALGEPDVEVVLEPFVGPALCRAAITTHHPFDHDRHRDTEETSA
- a CDS encoding MFS transporter, with the translated sequence MHTATHPGTTRTSTERPRATAPAGATRVLVLSTTGFTLLFAVWLMFGILGKPISAELGLSEVQLSWVIAAAVLNGSLWRLPAGMVTDRVGGRKVMTVLLLGSAVPAYLVSRADSYGALLVLAFFVGFAGNAFSSGIAWNSAWQPRERQGVALGVFGAGNVGASVTKFVGPPLVAGTTVGATYLGVFPGGWRFVPVLYAVLLVAMAAATWFLAPRHDRAPGAAQPLARQLAPLRQVRVWRFSLYYVAFFGAYVALAAWLPTYYMDTFGVGLQSAAYLTATYIFPASLLRPWGGWLSDRFGARRVMYWALGSMLAITGVLMMPDGHLVIDHADGSTTEHLAYSLGLAPFAVLVFVLGCAMGVGKAAVFKHIPEYFPDHVGAVGGLVGMLGGLGGFFLPPLFAYTKAWSGFPSSTFFVLFVLTALCLAWMHRTVVHMLHTESPGLARHIERPAGAREEELV
- a CDS encoding MFS transporter, which encodes MSTATPTRSAEWLDAWDPEDPVGWDHRLAWRTLWVTTFCLTLAFAAWFLPSAIIPKLNPLGYSFTTTQLYWMAAMPGLSAGLFRLVWMVLPPILGTRRMVTLTTLLLVFSTLGWGVRVQEPTAPYWELMVLAFLAGIGGGAFSGFMPSTSYFFPRAKQGTALGLQAGLGNFGVSLVQLSTPYLIAFSGLAVFGGSQVLTVPGKPGKEVWFQNAAFVWIPLMLVGAALAWTLLRSVPVTANIRQQFDIFGNQDTWWMTLLYIMTFGTFSGLAAQFGLLMANLYGTGNADIVSGTGASATVLVQGYAVPDPVAFVFLGPLVGAGARVLFSPLTDRTGGARWTLVSGIGLVGSIAWTIPALTPDLSSAASLDADFHQFLWGMLAIFFFAGIGNASTFKQMPMIFERRQAGGVIGWTAAIAAFGPFFFGVGITIIGATAFYSVGIAWALMCVAITWWRYARPDAPRSS